From the genome of Naumannella halotolerans, one region includes:
- a CDS encoding LysR family transcriptional regulator has product MGGGVYDLRRLRLLHELSLRGTLAEVAEALHQSPSSVSQQLALLEREVGQPLLRKVGRRVRLTSAAEVLVEHTAAILDRLDRAAAELAGAEEKASGTMRVAIFQSAALAFTVQMLDHLQTHHPQLRVTVSQREPETALHQTWLRSFDLVIAEQYPGHAAPWHPELDRVGLTSDRLQLGVPDGWSDVGSIADCADRPWVMEPPGAASRHWAEQACRSAGFEPDVRFETADLQTHLALIEAGMAVAILPGLLQASTRARLRLLDLAGGPRRTVFTATRGSIAETPRVRACRAALAAAVSSADPS; this is encoded by the coding sequence ATGGGGGGTGGCGTGTACGACCTACGGCGACTGCGGTTGCTGCATGAGCTGAGTCTGCGCGGCACCCTGGCCGAAGTGGCCGAGGCCCTGCATCAGAGCCCGTCCTCGGTCTCCCAGCAACTCGCCCTGCTGGAGCGCGAGGTCGGCCAGCCGCTGTTGCGCAAGGTCGGCCGGCGGGTACGCCTGACCTCGGCCGCGGAGGTGCTGGTCGAGCACACCGCAGCGATCCTGGACCGGTTGGACCGGGCGGCCGCCGAGCTGGCCGGCGCCGAGGAGAAGGCCTCGGGGACGATGCGGGTGGCGATCTTCCAGTCCGCGGCGCTCGCGTTCACCGTGCAGATGCTTGACCATCTGCAGACCCATCACCCCCAGTTGCGGGTGACGGTGAGTCAGCGCGAACCCGAGACCGCACTGCACCAGACCTGGCTGCGGTCCTTCGACCTGGTGATCGCCGAGCAGTACCCGGGCCATGCCGCGCCCTGGCATCCCGAGCTCGACCGGGTCGGGCTGACCAGCGACCGGTTGCAGCTCGGCGTACCCGACGGGTGGTCCGATGTCGGTTCGATCGCCGACTGCGCGGATCGTCCCTGGGTGATGGAACCGCCCGGCGCGGCGTCGCGCCACTGGGCCGAGCAGGCCTGTCGGAGTGCCGGTTTCGAACCCGATGTGCGGTTCGAGACCGCCGATCTGCAGACCCACCTGGCACTGATCGAGGCCGGGATGGCGGTGGCGATCCTGCCCGGTCTGCTGCAGGCATCGACCCGGGCCCGGCTTCGCCTGCTGGACCTGGCCGGGGGGCCCCGGCGTACCGTCTTCACCGCCACCCGGGGATCGATCGCCGAGACCCCGCGGGTCCGTGCCTGCCGCGCGGCCCTGGCCGCGGCGGTCAGCTCGGCCGATCCCAGCTGA
- a CDS encoding aspartate aminotransferase family protein: MDDPTAAMRKHLVRYIPAFSPRLIESAAGSYVHDSEGRAILDFTSGQMSAVLGHSHPDIVATVSSSIATLDHLFSGMLSPAVIELAERLADSLPEPLSKMVLLSTGAEANEAAIKLAKLYTGGYEIVSFDRSWHGMTSGAAAATFSAGRRGYGPVLPGNLTLPTPNAYRSPFRHPDGTHDWQTELEYGFASVDAQSTGALAACLVEPILSSGGIVELPIGYLARLRELCDQRGMLLILDEAQTGVGRTGTMYAFERDGVAPDILTLSKTLGAGLPVAAVITSPEIEQLCHDRGFLFYTTHASDPLAAAVANTVLDVVERDGLVERAGKLGEQLGDRLGELQSEFEVVGDVRGRGLLQGIELVADKQTKEPAEALGATVTAACLERGLHMNIVQLPGMGAIFRIAPPLTISEDELHQGLDILDASLRASIG, encoded by the coding sequence ATGGACGACCCCACAGCGGCGATGCGCAAGCATCTCGTCCGCTACATCCCCGCCTTCAGCCCGCGGCTGATCGAGAGTGCCGCCGGATCGTACGTCCACGATTCCGAGGGCAGGGCGATCCTCGACTTCACCTCCGGCCAGATGAGTGCGGTGCTCGGTCACTCCCATCCTGACATCGTCGCCACCGTGTCCTCGTCCATCGCCACACTTGATCATCTCTTCAGCGGGATGCTCAGCCCGGCGGTGATCGAACTCGCCGAACGACTGGCCGACTCGCTGCCCGAGCCGCTGTCGAAGATGGTCCTGCTGAGCACCGGTGCCGAGGCGAACGAAGCGGCGATCAAACTGGCGAAGCTTTACACCGGTGGGTACGAGATCGTCTCCTTCGACCGGTCCTGGCACGGTATGACCTCCGGTGCCGCGGCAGCGACCTTCTCCGCGGGCAGGCGCGGGTACGGCCCGGTGCTGCCGGGCAACCTCACCCTGCCGACGCCCAATGCCTACCGATCACCGTTCCGCCACCCCGACGGCACGCACGACTGGCAGACCGAGCTGGAGTACGGCTTCGCCTCCGTCGATGCCCAGTCCACCGGGGCACTCGCCGCCTGTCTGGTGGAGCCGATCCTGTCCTCCGGTGGCATCGTCGAGCTGCCGATCGGCTACCTCGCCCGACTGCGTGAACTCTGTGATCAACGAGGAATGTTGTTGATCTTGGACGAGGCGCAGACCGGAGTCGGCCGTACCGGCACGATGTATGCCTTCGAACGCGACGGGGTCGCCCCCGACATCCTCACCCTGTCCAAGACCCTCGGAGCCGGCCTGCCGGTGGCGGCGGTGATCACCAGCCCGGAGATCGAACAGCTCTGCCACGACCGCGGTTTCCTCTTCTACACCACCCATGCCTCCGATCCGCTGGCAGCGGCCGTGGCGAACACCGTGCTGGACGTGGTCGAGCGCGACGGCCTGGTCGAACGCGCCGGCAAACTCGGCGAGCAGCTGGGAGACCGGCTCGGTGAACTGCAGTCGGAGTTCGAGGTGGTCGGCGACGTGCGCGGGCGCGGCCTGCTGCAGGGGATCGAGCTGGTCGCCGACAAGCAGACCAAGGAGCCTGCCGAGGCGCTGGGGGCAACGGTCACCGCGGCCTGTCTGGAACGCGGACTGCACATGAACATCGTGCAACTGCCGGGGATGGGGGCGATCTTCCGGATCGCGCCGCCATTGACCATCAGCGAGGACGAGTTGCACCAGGGGCTGGACATCCTCGATGCCTCCCTGCGGGCGAGCATCGGCTGA
- a CDS encoding CPBP family intramembrane glutamic endopeptidase, whose product MNKSAPVGARHWVLRIGVLLLGAAFLAGTFRFDYDSIWFYLLSVGLGLSWLAVWWVDRAAAAAAEPPRFSVVRRVLLGLGAGAALAAACAVGALLFGDVPVIGPSIAEVISPVQSSILPVAVTALAVGATEEFAFRGGVFAWFDRRPIVWSTLVYVVITAGTGSISLVMAAVFLGAGTGILRAWTRSLIAPVLCHVVWSALLLLVLPQVVARFGG is encoded by the coding sequence GTGAACAAGTCCGCGCCGGTGGGCGCACGCCACTGGGTGTTGCGGATCGGGGTCCTGCTGCTGGGTGCGGCGTTCCTGGCCGGCACCTTCAGGTTCGACTACGACAGCATCTGGTTCTACCTGTTGTCGGTCGGGCTCGGGCTGTCCTGGCTGGCGGTGTGGTGGGTCGACCGTGCCGCGGCAGCAGCAGCGGAGCCGCCCCGGTTCTCGGTGGTACGCAGGGTGCTGCTCGGGCTCGGGGCGGGTGCGGCGCTGGCAGCGGCCTGTGCGGTCGGGGCACTGCTGTTCGGTGACGTGCCGGTGATCGGGCCGTCGATCGCCGAGGTGATCTCCCCGGTGCAGTCCTCGATCCTGCCGGTCGCCGTCACCGCCCTGGCGGTCGGCGCGACTGAGGAGTTCGCCTTCCGCGGCGGGGTCTTCGCCTGGTTCGACCGCCGCCCGATCGTCTGGTCCACTCTCGTCTACGTGGTGATCACCGCGGGCACCGGCTCGATCTCGCTGGTGATGGCCGCTGTGTTCCTGGGGGCCGGCACCGGCATCCTGCGCGCCTGGACGAGGTCGCTGATCGCCCCGGTGCTCTGCCACGTGGTCTGGTCGGCGCTGTTGTTGCTGGTGCTACCGCAGGTCGTCGCCCGCTTCGGCGGCTGA
- a CDS encoding DMT family transporter: MIIGGYVDWLILIVSGMLEAVWATALGASNGLRRKLPTAIFVIAVVISMAGLSWAMITIPTGTAYAVWVGIGASLTVLWGFVSGQERPTIARSLLLVVLVGSVIGLKVVS, encoded by the coding sequence ATGATCATCGGAGGGTACGTGGACTGGTTGATCCTGATCGTCTCCGGCATGTTGGAAGCCGTCTGGGCCACTGCCCTGGGCGCCTCCAACGGCTTGCGCCGCAAACTGCCCACAGCGATCTTCGTGATCGCCGTGGTGATCAGCATGGCCGGATTGTCCTGGGCCATGATCACCATCCCGACCGGTACTGCCTATGCGGTCTGGGTCGGCATCGGGGCGAGCCTGACCGTGCTCTGGGGATTCGTCAGTGGCCAGGAACGGCCGACGATCGCGCGCTCGCTGCTGCTGGTCGTCCTGGTCGGTTCGGTGATCGGCTTGAAGGTGGTCAGCTGA
- a CDS encoding NUDIX hydrolase, with the protein MTSEDHDEQAAKPVGEWATFGERSLYESPWVRLTKVDVQPPGGERFEHHVVRLQRVALVAMLNAEDKVLLLWKHRFVSNEWGWELPGGIVDPGEASEKAATREAREETGWEPQSVERLLSFQPAIGMVDSPHDLFASRDAVHVTSETDSEETGVSRWVPLASIPQMAARGEVLGSGSLVALLYLIARVRRPPDS; encoded by the coding sequence GTGACTTCGGAAGACCACGACGAGCAGGCGGCTAAGCCCGTGGGCGAGTGGGCAACGTTCGGTGAACGGTCGCTGTATGAGAGTCCATGGGTACGCCTGACCAAGGTCGACGTCCAGCCGCCAGGTGGCGAACGATTTGAGCATCACGTGGTTCGGCTACAGCGCGTCGCGCTCGTAGCAATGCTGAACGCCGAGGATAAAGTGCTGCTTCTGTGGAAGCATCGGTTCGTCTCCAATGAATGGGGCTGGGAGCTTCCTGGTGGCATTGTCGATCCCGGTGAGGCTTCTGAGAAGGCGGCGACTCGTGAAGCGCGTGAGGAAACAGGCTGGGAGCCACAATCGGTCGAGCGTCTCCTCTCGTTCCAGCCAGCGATCGGCATGGTGGATAGCCCTCACGACCTCTTCGCAAGCCGTGACGCGGTTCACGTGACATCGGAGACTGACAGCGAGGAGACTGGCGTGTCTCGGTGGGTTCCGCTGGCCAGCATTCCCCAAATGGCCGCGCGAGGTGAAGTTCTGGGCTCTGGCTCGCTGGTTGCCCTGCTCTACTTGATTGCTCGCGTTAGGCGGCCACCAGATAGTTGA
- a CDS encoding lipoate--protein ligase family protein, with amino-acid sequence MSRVSLSGDFFLEPDTALEDIDGALTGMSVDAGVDQLAQAINGALDDGVSMIGFNADAVAIAVRRALGHATSWSDHTFDLIPATVLPPVMHVALDEVIAKEVAAGTRGPTLRFWDWDSPLVVIGSFQSYRNEIDPEGAARHGIDVVRRISGGGAMFMEPGNCITYSLTVPTSLVEGLSFERAYAFLDSWVIEALARVGVNARYVPLNDIASDVGKIAGAAQKRYPGVVLHHVTMAYDIDADKMLEVLRIGREKMSDKGTKSANKRVDPMRSQTGMDRQAILDSFADTFRGLYAINESAYTDAELATAADLVETKFGTKEWTHRVP; translated from the coding sequence ATGTCTCGGGTGAGCTTGTCCGGGGACTTCTTCCTCGAGCCCGACACCGCCTTGGAGGACATCGACGGTGCGCTGACCGGGATGAGTGTCGATGCCGGGGTCGACCAACTCGCCCAGGCGATCAACGGCGCCCTGGACGACGGTGTCTCCATGATCGGCTTCAACGCCGATGCCGTGGCGATCGCGGTACGCCGAGCCCTCGGTCACGCCACCAGCTGGTCCGACCACACCTTCGACCTGATCCCGGCCACGGTGCTGCCGCCGGTGATGCATGTCGCCCTGGACGAGGTGATCGCCAAGGAGGTCGCCGCCGGCACCCGCGGACCGACCCTGCGGTTCTGGGACTGGGATTCGCCGCTGGTGGTGATCGGCTCCTTCCAGAGCTATCGCAACGAGATCGACCCCGAGGGCGCGGCCCGGCACGGGATCGACGTGGTCCGACGGATCTCCGGTGGCGGGGCGATGTTCATGGAGCCGGGCAACTGCATCACCTACTCGTTGACCGTCCCGACCTCCTTGGTGGAGGGCCTCAGCTTCGAGCGTGCCTACGCCTTCCTCGACTCCTGGGTGATCGAGGCCCTCGCCCGGGTCGGGGTGAATGCCCGCTACGTGCCGCTGAACGACATCGCGTCCGATGTCGGCAAGATCGCCGGCGCGGCGCAGAAGCGTTACCCCGGTGTGGTGCTGCATCACGTGACCATGGCCTACGACATCGACGCCGACAAGATGCTGGAGGTGCTGCGGATCGGTCGGGAGAAGATGAGCGACAAGGGCACCAAGAGCGCCAACAAGCGGGTCGATCCGATGCGTTCGCAGACCGGTATGGATCGCCAGGCGATCCTCGACTCCTTCGCCGACACCTTCCGCGGCCTGTATGCCATCAACGAGTCCGCCTACACCGATGCCGAGCTGGCCACAGCCGCCGATCTGGTGGAGACCAAGTTCGGCACGAAGGAGTGGACCCACCGGGTGCCCTGA
- a CDS encoding matrixin family metalloprotease: MKMSRRSKTVAITFALTVTCAFIVPAADRAAHAAPLCGPLIEFENIADLPADCDPTGTQIEFENGVVLDVPTEPDRLVTVSALGRTPSEGYELSAYLDESFNLAAADDGTVLGSSPSAARTLSDELANGGEQESAPRRASPKCATNAPYLLNRKWAAKRYDWYYNNSGAPVSGGREAMQRAAASVSTGRSSSCGNRDSALITSNRGTTSRSSQVTRDGTCPVVGDNVNVVGWGPIDSSVLGVACSWAAIAPGLRLESDIKVNSNYKNWYVSGSSCSGQRYDLESLAVHEFGHAGGLGHVGDDESQIMKPFINQCNLSQRSLGRGDQNGLLRHYGSA; the protein is encoded by the coding sequence ATGAAGATGAGTCGCCGATCGAAGACCGTAGCAATCACATTCGCACTCACGGTAACCTGCGCCTTCATAGTGCCAGCGGCGGACCGGGCCGCGCACGCCGCCCCGCTCTGCGGCCCTCTGATCGAGTTCGAAAACATAGCTGACCTTCCGGCCGACTGCGACCCGACGGGCACACAGATCGAGTTTGAAAACGGTGTTGTTCTCGATGTTCCGACAGAGCCTGACCGGTTAGTCACCGTGAGCGCGCTAGGACGGACCCCGAGCGAGGGATACGAGCTCTCGGCCTATCTCGACGAGTCATTCAACCTCGCAGCAGCCGATGACGGGACGGTGCTGGGCAGCTCACCCTCCGCGGCCCGAACACTCTCAGACGAGCTGGCGAACGGGGGCGAGCAGGAGAGTGCTCCACGGCGAGCTAGCCCTAAATGCGCCACCAATGCACCGTACCTATTGAATCGAAAGTGGGCGGCAAAGCGTTACGACTGGTATTACAATAACTCGGGCGCGCCTGTTTCAGGTGGTCGGGAAGCGATGCAAAGAGCCGCAGCGTCAGTCTCGACGGGCCGAAGTTCTAGCTGTGGCAACCGCGACAGCGCATTGATCACTTCTAATCGAGGAACGACCAGCCGGTCGTCACAAGTGACTAGAGATGGCACATGCCCTGTTGTGGGCGACAATGTCAACGTAGTCGGCTGGGGCCCAATCGACAGTTCCGTTTTGGGCGTTGCATGTTCTTGGGCGGCCATAGCCCCTGGACTTCGACTCGAATCCGATATTAAGGTCAACTCGAATTACAAGAATTGGTATGTGTCAGGCTCGTCTTGCAGCGGGCAGAGATACGACCTCGAGTCTCTGGCCGTGCACGAGTTCGGTCATGCCGGAGGCCTTGGTCACGTCGGCGACGACGAATCCCAGATAATGAAGCCCTTCATAAACCAATGCAATTTGAGCCAGCGCAGTTTGGGCCGCGGTGATCAGAATGGACTCTTGAGGCACTATGGAAGTGCGTAG
- a CDS encoding pyrimidine dimer DNA glycosylase/endonuclease V, whose amino-acid sequence MRLWSLHPGYLDRQGLTAGWREALLAQAVLAGRTKGYRSHPQLARFRAATDPSASIGGFLVGIADEADRRGYRYGRSRILTPTDPPAVAIEVTDGQLGYEWEHLLAKLRQRSPQVAEEHAGVTVPRPHPCFRQVRGPVAEWERR is encoded by the coding sequence ATGCGATTGTGGAGTCTGCACCCCGGCTATCTGGACCGCCAAGGCCTCACCGCCGGCTGGCGGGAAGCCCTGCTGGCCCAGGCGGTGCTGGCCGGGCGGACCAAGGGATACCGCTCGCATCCGCAACTGGCCCGCTTCCGTGCCGCAACCGATCCGTCGGCGAGCATCGGCGGTTTCCTGGTCGGCATCGCGGACGAGGCCGATCGGCGCGGTTACCGCTACGGCCGTTCCCGGATCCTCACCCCCACCGATCCGCCGGCGGTGGCGATCGAGGTCACCGACGGCCAGCTCGGGTACGAGTGGGAGCACCTGCTGGCCAAACTGCGGCAGCGCTCCCCGCAGGTCGCCGAGGAGCACGCCGGCGTCACCGTACCCCGTCCGCATCCGTGCTTTCGGCAGGTCCGGGGTCCGGTGGCCGAATGGGAACGCCGATGA
- a CDS encoding NAD(P)H-binding protein produces the protein MQAFVSGASGYVGSRLIPSLLGAGHSVVAGFRDPAKASGYAWADQVEVRPFDLQDADSARAALTGCEVGYFLVHSMTSSGYVDREAEAARNFAAACEAAGCRSMVYLSGIVPEGELSDHLTSRLQVEEILTEESPVPVMVFRAAVVLGAGSTSFELIRRLVQRMPVLPAPQWLDHRVQPVAAADVVRVLIEAGESTPWNGHRDLVGPTVLSYPELISLFAEELGLSRTSLPLPDLSYDVAGPVMAKITGMPENTVTELVKSMGHDMVGDPENSVVGRIGAREAVRRAVTGAPTGTAADGDRQTAAGSDPDWVGDASVIDEPGLRSTLGHWRKLLQGAPAELQERLRRALG, from the coding sequence GTGCAAGCATTCGTCAGCGGTGCCAGCGGTTATGTGGGATCCCGGTTGATCCCTTCGCTGCTCGGCGCGGGCCATTCGGTCGTGGCCGGGTTCCGGGATCCGGCGAAGGCGAGCGGGTACGCCTGGGCCGACCAGGTGGAGGTACGGCCGTTCGACCTGCAGGACGCTGATTCCGCGCGCGCCGCCCTCACCGGCTGCGAGGTTGGCTACTTCCTGGTGCACTCGATGACCTCCTCGGGATATGTCGATCGGGAAGCCGAGGCGGCCCGCAACTTCGCCGCCGCCTGTGAGGCGGCCGGTTGCCGGTCGATGGTCTACCTGTCCGGGATCGTGCCGGAGGGGGAACTGTCCGATCACCTGACGTCGCGGTTGCAGGTGGAGGAGATCCTCACCGAGGAGTCCCCGGTGCCGGTGATGGTGTTCCGGGCAGCGGTGGTGCTCGGCGCCGGATCGACCTCCTTCGAACTGATCCGACGGCTCGTGCAGCGGATGCCGGTGCTGCCCGCGCCGCAGTGGCTGGACCACCGGGTGCAGCCGGTGGCGGCTGCCGATGTGGTGCGGGTGCTCATCGAGGCCGGCGAGTCCACGCCGTGGAACGGCCATCGCGATCTGGTCGGGCCGACCGTGCTCAGTTATCCGGAGCTGATCTCGCTGTTCGCCGAGGAGCTCGGACTGTCCCGGACCAGCCTGCCGCTGCCCGATCTGTCCTATGACGTGGCCGGTCCGGTGATGGCGAAGATCACCGGGATGCCGGAGAACACGGTCACCGAATTGGTGAAGAGCATGGGCCACGACATGGTCGGCGACCCGGAGAACTCGGTCGTCGGGCGGATCGGTGCCCGAGAGGCGGTGCGCCGGGCCGTCACCGGGGCGCCGACCGGGACTGCCGCCGACGGCGATCGGCAGACCGCGGCCGGGTCCGATCCCGACTGGGTCGGGGATGCTTCGGTGATCGACGAGCCGGGTCTGCGCTCGACCCTGGGGCACTGGCGCAAGTTGCTGCAGGGAGCCCCGGCGGAGTTGCAGGAGCGGTTGCGCCGGGCGCTGGGCTGA
- a CDS encoding DMT family transporter, translating into MPWLILLVSAVLEAVWATALGMSEGFTRPLPTAVFAVAVVASMIGLGQAVRTIPIGTGYAVWVGVGAALTVTWAMLTGAEAVSAPKIIFLLGIVGAVIGLKLVGGTKDSAAEAGDDLR; encoded by the coding sequence ATGCCGTGGTTGATCCTGCTGGTGAGTGCGGTCCTGGAGGCTGTCTGGGCGACGGCGCTGGGGATGTCGGAGGGATTCACCCGTCCGCTGCCCACCGCCGTCTTCGCCGTCGCGGTGGTGGCGAGCATGATCGGTCTGGGGCAGGCGGTTCGGACGATCCCGATCGGTACCGGTTATGCCGTCTGGGTCGGAGTGGGCGCAGCGTTGACCGTGACCTGGGCGATGCTGACCGGGGCCGAGGCCGTGTCGGCACCCAAGATCATCTTCCTGTTGGGGATCGTCGGCGCGGTGATCGGGCTGAAGCTGGTGGGCGGTACGAAGGACTCAGCCGCCGAAGCGGGCGACGACCTGCGGTAG